The following proteins are encoded in a genomic region of Pectinophora gossypiella chromosome 6, ilPecGoss1.1, whole genome shotgun sequence:
- the LOC126367694 gene encoding RNA binding protein fox-1 homolog 1-like isoform X1, with protein MYYPVSNGNVIDTGTPTLLHMVGTGMAAPFPAAAAAAAAAAQFAANGDALAGVKAEAGGPTAPQTLVKSEGPPPPAQLPPANFSPQPPPQSHAPNSIENQNNNSQSEGESNEENNGVSAAAVAAQQAAAVAQQAAAAHAAAAAVSAAVANAATATPDKALVPVSQASQPKRLHVSNIPFRFRDPDLRNMFGQYGTILDVEIIFNERGSKGFGFVTFANSGDAERARERLHGTVVEGRKIEVNNATARVQTKKPPAVPNVCVQWPEGEARLPSVYDNAAAARRPRPPAPAPPALSPHALSHAVLPRAAYASPLHAYAHVYYDPFLAAAATADSNYRLQAAKPAAEAAAAAAAAAAPLLKSPLTTAQHAAAAAAAANYGAAARAAAAAVSAAPAPAALTPLAAATYGREYADPYLGHGIGPVTGYGTAVYRSGYNRFAPY; from the exons CACATGGTGGGGACGGGCATGGCGGCCCCGTTccctgcggcggcggcggctgcggccGCGGCAGCACAGTTCGCCGCTAACGGAGACGCGCTGGCCGGCGTGAAGGCGGAGGCCGGCGGGCCGACCGCGCCGCAGACGCTCGTCAAGAGCGAGGGCCCGCCCCCGCCTGCGCAGCTGCCTCCCGCTAACTTCTCACCGCAGCCACCGCCACAGTCACATGCACCGAATTCCATAGAAAACCAAAATAATAACTCA CAAAGCGAAGGTGAATCAAATGAAGAAAACAATGGTGTGAGTGCGGCGGCAGTGGCGGCCCAGCAAGCGGCGGCGGTGGCGCagcaggcggcggcggcgcacgcGGCGGCCGCGGCCGTCAGCGCCGCCGTCGCCAACGCCGCCACCGCCACGCCAGACAAGGCACTCGTCCCCGTCTCACAGGCGTCGCAACCCAAGCGGCTACACGTCTCAAACATACCTTTCAGATTTAGAGATCCCGATCTCAGAAATATGTTCGGG CAATATGGCACAATACTTGATGTAGAAATAATCTTCAACGAACGAGGCTCCAAG GGATTCGGTTTTGTAACATTCGCAAATAGTGGTGATGCGGAGCGAGCACGAGAGCGTCTTCACGGCACCGTGGTTGAGGGCAGAAAGATAGAG GTGAATAATGCGACAGCGAGAGTTCAGACAAAGAAACCCCCGGCGGTGCCCAACG TGTGTGTCCAGTGGCCAGAAGGTGAGGCTCGGTTACCCTCTGTGTATGATAACG cggccgccgcgcgccgcccgcgcccccccgcgcccgcgccgcccgcgctgtCTCCGCACGCGCTGTCGCACGCTGTGTTGCCCCGCGCCGCCTACGCGTCGCCGTTGCACGCCTATGCACA TGTATATTACGACCCCTTCCTAGCCGCGGCCGCCACGGCTGACTCCAACTACAGACTGCAG GCTGCGAAGCCGGCTGCCGAG GCGGCGGCagcagcggcagcggcggcggcgcccctGCTGAAGTCCCCGCTGACGACGGCGCAgcacgcggcggcggcggcggcggccgctaACTACGGCGctgccgcgcgcgccgccgcagccgccgttagcgccgcgcccgcgcccgccgcgctcaCACCCCTCGCGGCCGCCAC GTACGGCAGGGAGTATGCAGACCCCTATCTAGGTCACGGCATTGGCCCGGTCACAGGTTACGGG ACTGCAGTGTATAGAAGTGGTTACAACAGATTTGCGCCATACTAA
- the LOC126367694 gene encoding RNA binding protein fox-1 homolog 1-like isoform X2 — MYYPVSNGNVIDTGTPTLLHMVGTGMAAPFPAAAAAAAAAAQFAANGDALAGVKAEAGGPTAPQTLVKSEGPPPPAQLPPANFSPQPPPQSHAPNSIENQNNNSQSEGESNEENNGVSAAAVAAQQAAAVAQQAAAAHAAAAAVSAAVANAATATPDKALVPVSQASQPKRLHVSNIPFRFRDPDLRNMFGQYGTILDVEIIFNERGSKGFGFVTFANSGDAERARERLHGTVVEGRKIEVNNATARVQTKKPPAVPNVCVQWPEGEARLPSVYDNAAAARRPRPPAPAPPALSPHALSHAVLPRAAYASPLHAYAHVYYDPFLAAAATADSNYRLQAAAAAAAAAAPLLKSPLTTAQHAAAAAAAANYGAAARAAAAAVSAAPAPAALTPLAAATYGREYADPYLGHGIGPVTGYGTAVYRSGYNRFAPY, encoded by the exons CACATGGTGGGGACGGGCATGGCGGCCCCGTTccctgcggcggcggcggctgcggccGCGGCAGCACAGTTCGCCGCTAACGGAGACGCGCTGGCCGGCGTGAAGGCGGAGGCCGGCGGGCCGACCGCGCCGCAGACGCTCGTCAAGAGCGAGGGCCCGCCCCCGCCTGCGCAGCTGCCTCCCGCTAACTTCTCACCGCAGCCACCGCCACAGTCACATGCACCGAATTCCATAGAAAACCAAAATAATAACTCA CAAAGCGAAGGTGAATCAAATGAAGAAAACAATGGTGTGAGTGCGGCGGCAGTGGCGGCCCAGCAAGCGGCGGCGGTGGCGCagcaggcggcggcggcgcacgcGGCGGCCGCGGCCGTCAGCGCCGCCGTCGCCAACGCCGCCACCGCCACGCCAGACAAGGCACTCGTCCCCGTCTCACAGGCGTCGCAACCCAAGCGGCTACACGTCTCAAACATACCTTTCAGATTTAGAGATCCCGATCTCAGAAATATGTTCGGG CAATATGGCACAATACTTGATGTAGAAATAATCTTCAACGAACGAGGCTCCAAG GGATTCGGTTTTGTAACATTCGCAAATAGTGGTGATGCGGAGCGAGCACGAGAGCGTCTTCACGGCACCGTGGTTGAGGGCAGAAAGATAGAG GTGAATAATGCGACAGCGAGAGTTCAGACAAAGAAACCCCCGGCGGTGCCCAACG TGTGTGTCCAGTGGCCAGAAGGTGAGGCTCGGTTACCCTCTGTGTATGATAACG cggccgccgcgcgccgcccgcgcccccccgcgcccgcgccgcccgcgctgtCTCCGCACGCGCTGTCGCACGCTGTGTTGCCCCGCGCCGCCTACGCGTCGCCGTTGCACGCCTATGCACA TGTATATTACGACCCCTTCCTAGCCGCGGCCGCCACGGCTGACTCCAACTACAGACTGCAG GCGGCGGCagcagcggcagcggcggcggcgcccctGCTGAAGTCCCCGCTGACGACGGCGCAgcacgcggcggcggcggcggcggccgctaACTACGGCGctgccgcgcgcgccgccgcagccgccgttagcgccgcgcccgcgcccgccgcgctcaCACCCCTCGCGGCCGCCAC GTACGGCAGGGAGTATGCAGACCCCTATCTAGGTCACGGCATTGGCCCGGTCACAGGTTACGGG ACTGCAGTGTATAGAAGTGGTTACAACAGATTTGCGCCATACTAA
- the LOC126367694 gene encoding RNA binding protein fox-1 homolog 1-like isoform X5, with amino-acid sequence MYYPVSNGNVIDTGTPTLLHMVGTGMAAPFPAAAAAAAAAAQFAANGDALAGVKAEAGGPTAPQTLVKSEGPPPPAQLPPANFSPQPPPQSHAPNSIENQNNNSQSEGESNEENNGVSAAAVAAQQAAAVAQQAAAAHAAAAAVSAAVANAATATPDKALVPVSQASQPKRLHVSNIPFRFRDPDLRNMFGQYGTILDVEIIFNERGSKGFGFVTFANSGDAERARERLHGTVVEGRKIEVNNATARVQTKKPPAVPNVCVQWPEGLRVSGVTWPWLGAAPAAAPAPPLVLAPRAAQRRSVYYDPFLAAAATADSNYRLQAAKPAAEAAAAAAAAAAPLLKSPLTTAQHAAAAAAAANYGAAARAAAAAVSAAPAPAALTPLAAATYGREYADPYLGHGIGPVTGYGTAVYRSGYNRFAPY; translated from the exons CACATGGTGGGGACGGGCATGGCGGCCCCGTTccctgcggcggcggcggctgcggccGCGGCAGCACAGTTCGCCGCTAACGGAGACGCGCTGGCCGGCGTGAAGGCGGAGGCCGGCGGGCCGACCGCGCCGCAGACGCTCGTCAAGAGCGAGGGCCCGCCCCCGCCTGCGCAGCTGCCTCCCGCTAACTTCTCACCGCAGCCACCGCCACAGTCACATGCACCGAATTCCATAGAAAACCAAAATAATAACTCA CAAAGCGAAGGTGAATCAAATGAAGAAAACAATGGTGTGAGTGCGGCGGCAGTGGCGGCCCAGCAAGCGGCGGCGGTGGCGCagcaggcggcggcggcgcacgcGGCGGCCGCGGCCGTCAGCGCCGCCGTCGCCAACGCCGCCACCGCCACGCCAGACAAGGCACTCGTCCCCGTCTCACAGGCGTCGCAACCCAAGCGGCTACACGTCTCAAACATACCTTTCAGATTTAGAGATCCCGATCTCAGAAATATGTTCGGG CAATATGGCACAATACTTGATGTAGAAATAATCTTCAACGAACGAGGCTCCAAG GGATTCGGTTTTGTAACATTCGCAAATAGTGGTGATGCGGAGCGAGCACGAGAGCGTCTTCACGGCACCGTGGTTGAGGGCAGAAAGATAGAG GTGAATAATGCGACAGCGAGAGTTCAGACAAAGAAACCCCCGGCGGTGCCCAACG TGTGTGTCCAGTGGCCAGAAG GGCTGCGGGTGTCGGGCGTGACGTGGCCGTGGCTGGGCGCCGCGccggccgccgcgcccgcgccgccgctcgtgctggcgccgcgcgccgcgcagcGACGCAG TGTATATTACGACCCCTTCCTAGCCGCGGCCGCCACGGCTGACTCCAACTACAGACTGCAG GCTGCGAAGCCGGCTGCCGAG GCGGCGGCagcagcggcagcggcggcggcgcccctGCTGAAGTCCCCGCTGACGACGGCGCAgcacgcggcggcggcggcggcggccgctaACTACGGCGctgccgcgcgcgccgccgcagccgccgttagcgccgcgcccgcgcccgccgcgctcaCACCCCTCGCGGCCGCCAC GTACGGCAGGGAGTATGCAGACCCCTATCTAGGTCACGGCATTGGCCCGGTCACAGGTTACGGG ACTGCAGTGTATAGAAGTGGTTACAACAGATTTGCGCCATACTAA
- the LOC126367694 gene encoding RNA binding protein fox-1 homolog 1-like isoform X3, with product MYYPVSNGNVIDTGTPTLLHMVGTGMAAPFPAAAAAAAAAAQFAANGDALAGVKAEAGGPTAPQTLVKSEGPPPPAQLPPANFSPQPPPQSHAPNSIENQNNNSQSEGESNEENNGVSAAAVAAQQAAAVAQQAAAAHAAAAAVSAAVANAATATPDKALVPVSQASQPKRLHVSNIPFRFRDPDLRNMFGQYGTILDVEIIFNERGSKGFGFVTFANSGDAERARERLHGTVVEGRKIEVNNATARVQTKKPPAVPNVCVQWPEAAAARRPRPPAPAPPALSPHALSHAVLPRAAYASPLHAYAHVYYDPFLAAAATADSNYRLQAAKPAAEAAAAAAAAAAPLLKSPLTTAQHAAAAAAAANYGAAARAAAAAVSAAPAPAALTPLAAATYGREYADPYLGHGIGPVTGYGTAVYRSGYNRFAPY from the exons CACATGGTGGGGACGGGCATGGCGGCCCCGTTccctgcggcggcggcggctgcggccGCGGCAGCACAGTTCGCCGCTAACGGAGACGCGCTGGCCGGCGTGAAGGCGGAGGCCGGCGGGCCGACCGCGCCGCAGACGCTCGTCAAGAGCGAGGGCCCGCCCCCGCCTGCGCAGCTGCCTCCCGCTAACTTCTCACCGCAGCCACCGCCACAGTCACATGCACCGAATTCCATAGAAAACCAAAATAATAACTCA CAAAGCGAAGGTGAATCAAATGAAGAAAACAATGGTGTGAGTGCGGCGGCAGTGGCGGCCCAGCAAGCGGCGGCGGTGGCGCagcaggcggcggcggcgcacgcGGCGGCCGCGGCCGTCAGCGCCGCCGTCGCCAACGCCGCCACCGCCACGCCAGACAAGGCACTCGTCCCCGTCTCACAGGCGTCGCAACCCAAGCGGCTACACGTCTCAAACATACCTTTCAGATTTAGAGATCCCGATCTCAGAAATATGTTCGGG CAATATGGCACAATACTTGATGTAGAAATAATCTTCAACGAACGAGGCTCCAAG GGATTCGGTTTTGTAACATTCGCAAATAGTGGTGATGCGGAGCGAGCACGAGAGCGTCTTCACGGCACCGTGGTTGAGGGCAGAAAGATAGAG GTGAATAATGCGACAGCGAGAGTTCAGACAAAGAAACCCCCGGCGGTGCCCAACG TGTGTGTCCAGTGGCCAGAAG cggccgccgcgcgccgcccgcgcccccccgcgcccgcgccgcccgcgctgtCTCCGCACGCGCTGTCGCACGCTGTGTTGCCCCGCGCCGCCTACGCGTCGCCGTTGCACGCCTATGCACA TGTATATTACGACCCCTTCCTAGCCGCGGCCGCCACGGCTGACTCCAACTACAGACTGCAG GCTGCGAAGCCGGCTGCCGAG GCGGCGGCagcagcggcagcggcggcggcgcccctGCTGAAGTCCCCGCTGACGACGGCGCAgcacgcggcggcggcggcggcggccgctaACTACGGCGctgccgcgcgcgccgccgcagccgccgttagcgccgcgcccgcgcccgccgcgctcaCACCCCTCGCGGCCGCCAC GTACGGCAGGGAGTATGCAGACCCCTATCTAGGTCACGGCATTGGCCCGGTCACAGGTTACGGG ACTGCAGTGTATAGAAGTGGTTACAACAGATTTGCGCCATACTAA
- the LOC126367694 gene encoding RNA binding protein fox-1 homolog 1-like isoform X4, whose protein sequence is MYYPHMVGTGMAAPFPAAAAAAAAAAQFAANGDALAGVKAEAGGPTAPQTLVKSEGPPPPAQLPPANFSPQPPPQSHAPNSIENQNNNSQSEGESNEENNGVSAAAVAAQQAAAVAQQAAAAHAAAAAVSAAVANAATATPDKALVPVSQASQPKRLHVSNIPFRFRDPDLRNMFGQYGTILDVEIIFNERGSKGFGFVTFANSGDAERARERLHGTVVEGRKIEVNNATARVQTKKPPAVPNVCVQWPEGEARLPSVYDNAAAARRPRPPAPAPPALSPHALSHAVLPRAAYASPLHAYAHVYYDPFLAAAATADSNYRLQAAKPAAEAAAAAAAAAAPLLKSPLTTAQHAAAAAAAANYGAAARAAAAAVSAAPAPAALTPLAAATYGREYADPYLGHGIGPVTGYGTAVYRSGYNRFAPY, encoded by the exons CACATGGTGGGGACGGGCATGGCGGCCCCGTTccctgcggcggcggcggctgcggccGCGGCAGCACAGTTCGCCGCTAACGGAGACGCGCTGGCCGGCGTGAAGGCGGAGGCCGGCGGGCCGACCGCGCCGCAGACGCTCGTCAAGAGCGAGGGCCCGCCCCCGCCTGCGCAGCTGCCTCCCGCTAACTTCTCACCGCAGCCACCGCCACAGTCACATGCACCGAATTCCATAGAAAACCAAAATAATAACTCA CAAAGCGAAGGTGAATCAAATGAAGAAAACAATGGTGTGAGTGCGGCGGCAGTGGCGGCCCAGCAAGCGGCGGCGGTGGCGCagcaggcggcggcggcgcacgcGGCGGCCGCGGCCGTCAGCGCCGCCGTCGCCAACGCCGCCACCGCCACGCCAGACAAGGCACTCGTCCCCGTCTCACAGGCGTCGCAACCCAAGCGGCTACACGTCTCAAACATACCTTTCAGATTTAGAGATCCCGATCTCAGAAATATGTTCGGG CAATATGGCACAATACTTGATGTAGAAATAATCTTCAACGAACGAGGCTCCAAG GGATTCGGTTTTGTAACATTCGCAAATAGTGGTGATGCGGAGCGAGCACGAGAGCGTCTTCACGGCACCGTGGTTGAGGGCAGAAAGATAGAG GTGAATAATGCGACAGCGAGAGTTCAGACAAAGAAACCCCCGGCGGTGCCCAACG TGTGTGTCCAGTGGCCAGAAGGTGAGGCTCGGTTACCCTCTGTGTATGATAACG cggccgccgcgcgccgcccgcgcccccccgcgcccgcgccgcccgcgctgtCTCCGCACGCGCTGTCGCACGCTGTGTTGCCCCGCGCCGCCTACGCGTCGCCGTTGCACGCCTATGCACA TGTATATTACGACCCCTTCCTAGCCGCGGCCGCCACGGCTGACTCCAACTACAGACTGCAG GCTGCGAAGCCGGCTGCCGAG GCGGCGGCagcagcggcagcggcggcggcgcccctGCTGAAGTCCCCGCTGACGACGGCGCAgcacgcggcggcggcggcggcggccgctaACTACGGCGctgccgcgcgcgccgccgcagccgccgttagcgccgcgcccgcgcccgccgcgctcaCACCCCTCGCGGCCGCCAC GTACGGCAGGGAGTATGCAGACCCCTATCTAGGTCACGGCATTGGCCCGGTCACAGGTTACGGG ACTGCAGTGTATAGAAGTGGTTACAACAGATTTGCGCCATACTAA
- the LOC126367694 gene encoding RNA binding protein fox-1 homolog 1-like isoform X6 — protein MYYPVSNGNVIDTGTPTLLHMVGTGMAAPFPAAAAAAAAAAQFAANGDALAGVKAEAGGPTAPQTLVKSEGPPPPAQLPPANFSPQPPPQSHAPNSIENQNNNSQSEGESNEENNGVSAAAVAAQQAAAVAQQAAAAHAAAAAVSAAVANAATATPDKALVPVSQASQPKRLHVSNIPFRFRDPDLRNMFGQYGTILDVEIIFNERGSKGFGFVTFANSGDAERARERLHGTVVEGRKIEVNNATARVQTKKPPAVPNVCVQWPEGLRVSGVTWPWLGAAPAAAPAPPLVLAPRAAQRRSVYYDPFLAAAATADSNYRLQAAAAAAAAAAPLLKSPLTTAQHAAAAAAAANYGAAARAAAAAVSAAPAPAALTPLAAATYGREYADPYLGHGIGPVTGYGTAVYRSGYNRFAPY, from the exons CACATGGTGGGGACGGGCATGGCGGCCCCGTTccctgcggcggcggcggctgcggccGCGGCAGCACAGTTCGCCGCTAACGGAGACGCGCTGGCCGGCGTGAAGGCGGAGGCCGGCGGGCCGACCGCGCCGCAGACGCTCGTCAAGAGCGAGGGCCCGCCCCCGCCTGCGCAGCTGCCTCCCGCTAACTTCTCACCGCAGCCACCGCCACAGTCACATGCACCGAATTCCATAGAAAACCAAAATAATAACTCA CAAAGCGAAGGTGAATCAAATGAAGAAAACAATGGTGTGAGTGCGGCGGCAGTGGCGGCCCAGCAAGCGGCGGCGGTGGCGCagcaggcggcggcggcgcacgcGGCGGCCGCGGCCGTCAGCGCCGCCGTCGCCAACGCCGCCACCGCCACGCCAGACAAGGCACTCGTCCCCGTCTCACAGGCGTCGCAACCCAAGCGGCTACACGTCTCAAACATACCTTTCAGATTTAGAGATCCCGATCTCAGAAATATGTTCGGG CAATATGGCACAATACTTGATGTAGAAATAATCTTCAACGAACGAGGCTCCAAG GGATTCGGTTTTGTAACATTCGCAAATAGTGGTGATGCGGAGCGAGCACGAGAGCGTCTTCACGGCACCGTGGTTGAGGGCAGAAAGATAGAG GTGAATAATGCGACAGCGAGAGTTCAGACAAAGAAACCCCCGGCGGTGCCCAACG TGTGTGTCCAGTGGCCAGAAG GGCTGCGGGTGTCGGGCGTGACGTGGCCGTGGCTGGGCGCCGCGccggccgccgcgcccgcgccgccgctcgtgctggcgccgcgcgccgcgcagcGACGCAG TGTATATTACGACCCCTTCCTAGCCGCGGCCGCCACGGCTGACTCCAACTACAGACTGCAG GCGGCGGCagcagcggcagcggcggcggcgcccctGCTGAAGTCCCCGCTGACGACGGCGCAgcacgcggcggcggcggcggcggccgctaACTACGGCGctgccgcgcgcgccgccgcagccgccgttagcgccgcgcccgcgcccgccgcgctcaCACCCCTCGCGGCCGCCAC GTACGGCAGGGAGTATGCAGACCCCTATCTAGGTCACGGCATTGGCCCGGTCACAGGTTACGGG ACTGCAGTGTATAGAAGTGGTTACAACAGATTTGCGCCATACTAA
- the LOC126367934 gene encoding cGMP-dependent protein kinase, isozyme 1-like, which yields MVLCPPFKWASKGGFSLNNQVPPERNLARPRETIVVLPENNIFDPSQNGGMQNGSSLPSKSVSTLSVDQAMSSKKSSYMSIQSGKSSSSDSETVEGRRSSAAHKTVSEIVQVDTKTRARRKQGVIAPHTPLDATRSLVDLQYPKYEKDEVSEEQIRKAVMANDFLKNLMDDERLKAVVEAMGPQEYKAGSLIVREGESGSHLFVSAYGQFEVLKSGQVVKTFGPGEAFGELAILYKAKRFASIRCITEAKVWTLERRVFQKIMVRSGRQEQEDNVRFLSSVPLLQGIHPIELAKISDFLKREFFSAGTPVVRQGDRGDKFYIIRGGTVVVTKREGDGGERRVRTLCRGDYFGEQALLHEDRRLATVTAQPPGVECLTLERGPFTELLGNLEELKSIRHTIPRPSQQKKTSQVKSEFEFVQLKDLEIVGTLGVGGFGRVELVQYKADHSLTFALKCLKKVEMVQQQQQEHAFNEKHIMMACNSPFICRLYRTFKDNKYIYFLMEPVLGGDVWTILQKQRCFAEHVAKFMAACVVEAFQYLHSKDIVYRDLKPENLMLDKNGYIKLVDFGFAKQIPANNKTWTFAGTPEYVAPEIVLNKGHDRAVDCWALGVFIHELIVGKPPFRASGGDHMKTYTLILRGIDAVNFHPRVPKSAQLLIKKLCRPVPAERLGYLKNGMGDVKNHKWFLGFDWDSLRKQKMKAPLIQPVNSNTDLTNFEKYPKDKLPPDETSGWDIDF from the exons ATGGTGCTATGTCCGCCCTTCAAGTGGGCCTCCAAGGGTGGGTTCTCGCTGAACAACCAGGTGCCACCCGAGCGCAACCTCGCCAGACCCCGCGAGACCATTGTT GTATTACCTGAAAACAATATATTCGACCCGTCACAAAATGGAGGCATGCAAAACGGGAGCTCGTTACCATCCAAAAGTGTTAGTACTCTATCAGTGGACCAAGCGATGTCCAGCAAGAAATCGAGTTACATGAGCATTCAGAGTGGGAAGTCGTCATCCTCAGACAGTGAGACCGTGGAGGGTCGCAGGAGCAGCGCTGCCCACAAGACAGTATCGGAGATCGTGCAAGTTGATACGAAAACGCGCGCACGCCGCAAACAAGGTGTAATAGCGCCGCACACGCCACTCGACGCCACAAGATCTTTAGTAGACTTACAATACCCTAAATATGAAAAGGATgaagt GTCAGAAGAACAAATTAGAAAAGCAGTAATGGCAAACGATTTCCTAAAGAATCTTATGGACGATGAGCGGTTGAAAGCTGTGGTGGAGGCGATGGGTCCTCAGGAGTACAAGGCAGGAAGCCTCATAGTGCGGGAGGGCGAGAGTGGCAGCCATCTATTCGTCTCCGCTTACGGCCAATTTGAAGTGCTCAAAAGCGGGCAAGTGGTGAAGACCTTTGGCCCAGGAGAAGCGTTCGGGGAACTCGCAATTCTGTATAAGGCTAAACGCTTTGCGTCCATACGGT GTATAACAGAGGCGAAGGTATGGACGCTGGAACGGCGGGTGTTCCAGAAGATCATGGTGAGGAGCGGTCGCCAGGAGCAGGAAGACAACGTACGGTTCCTCTCCTCCGTGCCTCTGCTGCAGGGCATACACCCCATAGAGCTCGCTAAGATTTCTGATTTCCTCAAACGG GAATTCTTCTCAGCCGGTACACCGGTGGTACGACAAGGGGACCGAGGGGATAAGTTCTACATTATCCGCGGCGGCACGGTGGTGGTGACGAAGAGGGAGGGCGACGGGGGCGAGCGGCGCGTGCGCACGCTTTGCCGCGGCGACTACTTCGGCGAGCAAGCGCTGTTGCACGAGGACCGGAGACTTGCTACTGTCACTGCGCAGCCGCCGGGGGTCGAATGTTTGACGTTGGAACGGGG ACCATTCACAGAGTTGCTCGGTAACTTAGAAGAGTTGAAATCTATTCGACACACGATACCACGGCCTTCTCAACAAAAGAAAACATCGCAAGTTAAAAGTG AATTCGAGTTCGTGCAGCTGAAGGACTTGGAAATTGTGGGCACCCTGGGCGTGGGCGGGTTCGGGCGAGTCGAGTTGGTGCAGTACAAGGCCGACCACTCGCTCACCTTCGCGCTGAAGTGCCTCAAGAAGGTGGAGATGGTCCAGCAACAGCAGCAGGAACACGCCTTCAATGAGAAACACATCATGATGGCATGCAACAGTCCCTTCATTTGCAG ATTATACCGCACGTTCAAAGACAACAAGTACATATACTTCCTGATGGAACCGGTGCTGGGCGGCGACGTGTGGACGATCCTACAGAAGCAACGATGCTTCGCGGAGCACGTTGCCAAGTTCATGGCCGCCTGCGTGGTAGAAGCCTTCCAGTATCTGCACTCCAAGGACATCGTCTACCGAGACCTTAAGCCTGAGAACCTTATGTTGGACAAAAATGGATATATTAAATTG GTGGACTTTGGATTTGCGAAACAAATCCCGGCCAACAACAAGACGTGGACGTTCGCTGGGACGCCGGAATACGTAGCGCCTGAAATTGTACTTAACAAG GGCCATGATCGCGCAGTGGACTGTTGGGCATTAGGAGTGTTCATCCACGAGCTGATAGTAGGGAAACCTCCATTCCGAGCCAGTGGAGGCGACCACATGAAGACCTACACCCTCATTCTTCGCGGTATAGATGCCGTCAACTTCCACCCGCGGGTGCCCAAGTCAGCACAACTCCTGATCAAGAAGCTTTGCCGCCCCGTCCCAGCTGAACGACTAGGATACTTAAAGAACGGAATGGGTGACGTCAAAAATCACAA ATGGTTCTTGGGTTTCGACTGGGATAGTCTTCGCAAACAGAAGATGAAGGCTCCTCTCATCCAGCCGGTGAACAGCAACACAGACCTCACCAACTTTGAGAAGTATCCGAAGGACAAACTACCTCCGGATGAGACTTCGGGATGGGATATTGATTTCTAA